In uncultured Cohaesibacter sp., a genomic segment contains:
- a CDS encoding SH3 domain-containing protein, which produces MKITVYRGFLLMVLALVTSPALADYVGGLNPYGDNFLALRQYPNARSRLVARLGPNTIVEVLDADGVWRYVRTQDGLIGWAHGNWIFPGMPAYGGGAVPDMGAPDVGGPDLGGPDLGEPEVSGPINDASQPVQQQPVGPQAGAAPVNVLPPAPDPAQQPAASSAPTVPGSLDWLESHLEKFHDPLKYYPD; this is translated from the coding sequence ATGAAGATAACGGTTTATCGCGGGTTCCTGTTGATGGTCCTCGCCCTTGTCACCAGTCCGGCGCTTGCGGACTATGTGGGCGGGCTCAACCCCTATGGCGATAATTTCCTTGCCTTGCGCCAATATCCAAATGCGCGTTCCCGGCTCGTTGCGCGGCTCGGGCCGAACACCATTGTCGAGGTGCTCGATGCAGACGGAGTGTGGCGCTATGTGCGCACTCAGGATGGTCTGATCGGTTGGGCACATGGCAACTGGATCTTCCCCGGCATGCCTGCCTATGGCGGGGGCGCAGTTCCTGATATGGGCGCCCCCGATGTGGGGGGGCCTGATCTGGGAGGTCCAGACCTTGGTGAACCGGAGGTGAGTGGTCCGATCAACGATGCGTCACAGCCCGTTCAGCAACAGCCCGTTGGTCCTCAGGCCGGGGCTGCTCCGGTCAATGTGCTGCCTCCGGCGCCAGATCCGGCGCAGCAGCCCGCGGCCTCGTCTGCTCCGACTGTCCCCGGTTCGCTCGACTGGCTGGAGAGCCATCTTGAGAAGTTCCATGATCCGCTGAAATATTATCCTGACTAG
- a CDS encoding response regulator transcription factor: MLAYHEHNQPVEFRSALIVDDHPLFCDALCMTLQAVSSIRSIHTVNSLQDALDIIIEHDSPDLIVLDLNLPDVHGLDGLLRLRNTTRSPIVVISSMADNRIISSVIHTGASGFIPKHSNRSIFQKAIETLAEGKKFIPAGYVLLENSPALSEDETIKRMASLTNQQGRILQLICEGKLNKQIAFDLSIAETTVKAHVTAIMRKLGVQSRTQAVLMAKKTSFGHVSDEGESSAQGL, encoded by the coding sequence ATGCTTGCCTATCATGAACACAATCAGCCGGTCGAGTTTCGCTCGGCGCTCATCGTGGATGACCATCCGCTCTTTTGCGATGCGCTCTGCATGACCTTGCAAGCGGTGTCGTCCATCCGTTCGATCCACACGGTCAACAGCCTGCAGGACGCGCTGGACATCATTATCGAGCATGACAGTCCGGATCTGATCGTGCTGGATCTCAATCTGCCCGATGTTCATGGGCTGGATGGCCTGTTGCGCCTGCGTAACACCACGCGCTCGCCGATTGTCGTCATCTCGTCGATGGCTGACAACAGGATCATCAGTTCGGTCATTCATACCGGGGCATCAGGCTTTATCCCCAAGCATTCCAATCGCTCGATTTTCCAGAAGGCGATCGAGACTCTGGCCGAGGGCAAGAAATTCATCCCCGCCGGCTATGTGCTGCTGGAAAACAGCCCGGCGCTCAGCGAAGACGAAACCATCAAGCGGATGGCTTCGCTGACCAATCAGCAGGGGCGTATCCTGCAACTGATCTGCGAGGGCAAACTGAACAAGCAGATCGCCTTCGATCTATCGATCGCCGAGACCACCGTCAAGGCCCATGTGACGGCGATCATGCGCAAGCTCGGTGTGCAGAGCCGGACGCAGGCGGTGTTGATGGCCAAGAAGACCAGCTTCGGCCATGTTTCCGACGAGGGCGAGAGTTCCGCTCAGGGGCTGTGA